A stretch of DNA from Rutidosis leptorrhynchoides isolate AG116_Rl617_1_P2 unplaced genomic scaffold, CSIRO_AGI_Rlap_v1 contig449, whole genome shotgun sequence:
ctttttttaatGTAGCACTAAACCTTATCTTTTTACTCTTCAGATTTATCTTGAGGGTCAAGTTAAAACCCAATGGGAATGCCCGATCTGTTCCGCTTCTCTTTACGTTACGCGTCGAATTGTTTAATCATGCATTTCATTAAGTGTCAAAAGGGGTCGTATCGCAAGGAGAGCGTCATGATAAGATGAAGATGCCAATGTTTGTTCTCCATTAATGTCAATGAATGCAATCCCCCAGCAACAATCGATGACACCCCGATTTTCTCTGCCGCGTGCTCCCTCGCCCTCGTTCGCATGCTGATCCTTTACCCATGAATCCCATCATTTCATCTCCGCCCCCTCCCCAGCATGGAGCCTATCTCTCCTGTCACAATGATTATTGCTTAAATAAAATATTATCATTTCAGACTCTTAGCATACCGTCTACTTTTGCAATAATATGTCCTCATAAATCTCGAAACCTCTTGAAATTTGCTCAAAACACGTCCTTTTTTTGGTTCAAGATTCGAACTTGAATAATCTCATCTAAGTATTCCTTTTCAGCTAATACCTAAAACTCACAGATAGTGAAATCATCAAAGCCCAAATGGCTCCGATGTGGAGTAATCGAGTAATTAAAGAAATCATGCGAGCATAGCCACCATTACAATAGTAATTTATGCATTGCACTCGAGGCATACCCGGTGCATACCCGGTGCATATCAGTGGATTACCCGGACACCACAAAAAATCCACGTAATTCGACGGATCAACCGCATTAAAATTTGCCGCTCCAACTACAGGCGATAatcctgttcaaaaaaaaaaaaaaaactacaggcGATAATGACTCCAAGCTAAATTTTGCTTAATAAGGAGAAAATGCACCTCGTATAAAATAACTGGGGGAAAAGAAAAATAACTGGGGGCCCCCACGAAACGATATTTAAATTCGAGAAATGAAAAGACTGtgggctgttttttttttttttttttgggtggcAGGGACCGAAAAACTATGATTGGTCCGTGCAGGTGTGTGTCGAAAGGCAGAAATATGTCCGTTTGCCAGGTCTCTGTTTCTTTGCTTATCTTCCTCGCTTCCGCTCTCCTCTTCCCGGCGCCGGCCTCCGCAAAGACACCGACTTCCTCCTCCTGAACCGAAGCGACTTCCCTCCGTCGCTACTTCCGACAGAACTGAGTCTTGGGTCGGCGGCAGTTCGGCGAGAAATGGAGAGAAGGGCCGGGTTCTTCTCGTCCCTCAAGAGCGAGGTGGTGCGAGGCCTGTCGCCGGCGAGGTCGCGGCCGAGGGCCAAGAGCCTGTCGCCGCCGCCTGCGGGGAGGGCCGGGAGCGAGTCGCCCAAGTCGCGCTCCCCGTCCCACCGGGGCAGGAGGAGCCGCCGCGCGAGGCGGCGCCCCGAGGCGTGGGTCGCGAGGCACGCTGAGGCCCTGTCGCCCTTGGAGGAAGGGCCCGACCCGGACGGGGCGGAGGGTCTGGGTGCGAGGATGGAAGGGCGGTGGGGGCCAGTGGATGAAGGGCCAGCGTCAGCACTCCGTGtcttcgtcgtcgtcgtcgtcgtcttcCGGCGGGCGCGATAAGGGGTCGCATCTGAGGTTGTTGCTCGGGGTGCTGGGCGCGCCGCTCGCGCCGGTGCACGTGAACGCCGGCGAGCCCCTGCCTTACCTAAGCGTCAAAGACACCCCCATTGTTAGTCCCTCTCTTTCTCTCATCATGGTACTGAGATGTACAATTTTTTTGGTTGTTTTATTGCTGCTCCTCGTTTGTCTTGCTCTCTTCCTGTTGTGTCCTGTCCAAGTTGTAAGTTTTGTCTTGAAGTGGCTACGCACCTGGCGATACTCGTTGCAGGTGGTGGACTGGAGGATTGGGTTGTTTAAAATACGTTTATGCTCGTGACTTGGTACTTCGTCTTTAGGTTCATAGCTGTaaagttctttttttttttcttttgttggaTATTGGACTTTTTTTATCCAATTTGGACTGAGAAGCTCTGGTCTGGCTTAATGTGGTCGATGTTCAGAAGCTCCATTAGCATAGTTCTGTTGCATGTTTTCACTGTAGGTTTGACAAACACAGTGAATACGTCTCCGGAAAGTGAGCAAGACTTCTGAAATTATTTGATGGAAGTTCTCTGAAACCAAGTGGTACCATGGAATTTATTTCTGGAACCGACTAATATAAACTCTGGCTATCATTTGGCTCAAGTCTTGGCTGCATTAGAAAGGAGAGCCTCTAAATGTGGTTGTTGCTTGCGGTAAATTTGGCAGGAAACTTCATCTGCTCACTACATACTGCAGCAGTATGCAGCAGCATCAGGGGCACAGAAGCTTCACTCTGCCATTAATAATGCTTATGCCATGGGGAAAATTGAGGATGATAGCTTCCGAGTTTGAAACAGCGAACAAGGGTGCGAGGAGCAAGAATTCCTGTAAAGCTGCAGAGTCGGGTCGGTTTGTACTTTGGCAAATGAACCCAGACATGTGGTATGTGGAGCTTGCTCTTGGTGGTAGCAAAGTTCATGCCGGCTGCAATGGGAAGCTTGTGTGGAGGCACACCCCTTGGCTCGGTCCACATGCTGCAAAAGGGCCTGTTAGACCGTTACGACGGGCACTTCAGGTGAAATTCCATTACCGACTGGCATCTTATGATCTTTTTAAAGTATGTTGGTTGGACTGTTGCTGAGCCATCATCTTTAAGTTTGTACGTTGAAGATTCATCTAGTATGAATTGGCTTATCCTTCTTTGCATGTGGCTCACAAATTTACTGAGTCCGTAATATAGAATTTGATCCCTAGTTGAGAGGTGCACAGGGGAGCTGGAAGATAAGAAACCGAGACTTAAGCACAAGTAAATGTACATATATACTCTAGCAAATTTTATCATTGACTTTTGAAGGCTTTAACAGTACTTTGCTATCTTCTTCTTCCAGGGCCTTGACCCAAAAACCACAGCAAGCATGTTTGCGCACGCAAGATGCGTAGGGGAGAAGAAAATTAACGGAGAAGATTGTTTTGTCCTCAAGCTTTGTGCAGATCCAACTACTCTAAAGGCCAGGTGTGAGGGGCCAACCGAGATTATACGGCATGTTCTCTTTGGCTATTTCAGCCAGAAAACCGGGCTCCTTGTTCACTTGGAAGACTCGCACTTAACCCGTATACAAAACAATGGAGGTGATCCAGTGTATTGGGAGACCACAATCAACTCGTTTCTTGATGACTACAGGCCTGTCGAGGGGATCATGATTGCGCATTCTGGGCGTTCGGTGGCAACACTTTTCAGGTTTGGAGAAACAGCGAGAAGCCAAACTAAGACAGACTCGGATGGAGGAAGCTTGGACGATTGAGGAGGTGGCTTTCAACGTTCCAGGCCTGTCTGTCGACTGCTTCATCCCCCCTGCCGAGTTGAGATTCGCTTCTCTTGACAAAACATGCGAATTACCTCGTGTTCCTTGGGTGAGGAACGTCGTGCCTGCTGCTCGTGCCAGGGTTGCCGCCCCAGAGAAATCCAGTGAGCTGTGAGGGTCAGGCCCGAGAGAAACACTTTGTAGGAAGGAGAGTAATTGATGGCAGCGCTCAGAGCTGATTATAGTCATGTACGTAAGATTCTGGTAATTGCTGACAAATTTAGAAGGTGAGGCATATGGGAGTTTGGTCATTATTAGTATGTACTCTAGTTTCCTTCAACTGTAAATAGAAGGGTAGTTCATAGCTTTTCCGGAGGACCCCAGGCTTCTTAAACTGGAATATTTTCCTACATTATTGGAGTAAGCAAGTTGCCAGCTTTGACCGACCAAAAAAAAAGTTGCCAGCTTTGATGTTGTGCTACATATCATCGAATCTAGGCACTCACAACTGTGAAAACTGATTCTTGCGAATGGCAATGGCGTGAGTACCTGAAGATCTACATCAACGTATTAATTGCTTTGATTATAAAAAGTGCACATCCCAACTTCTGATGGATCTCCATTTGGCAATCTGGGTCTTTGCTTGCTGTTAGGTTCTGGCTAAATGACTAGTTCTAGGAAATCTTAGATAAGATTTTTGCGCCAATCATACGTATCAGATCAAAGGAGATGGTTACTGCAGTGGAGTTAATCGGCGCCACCAGATCACAACATCTCATCGAGCTAGTTACATGTCTAGCACTTGACAGAGTCTTCGTTTTAAGTGTCTGAGAAGATATTGTCCCATCGTGACATTGCCAATGCTTGGTAGCATTTGCATAGAGGAATGCACTCACTGTCATGCCAAACGCTTGTTTTGGCGATGAACGCCGCGATAAATGCCTACATCCTCCAGAAAACCTCCTTGAGAAACTTCCTCCCTTTATCAACCAGATAAGAGGAAATTCAACTCACAAGATAACCTTCTTCTAGTTCTAGCAAGGAACAGCTTTTAGCCAAAATAAGCACAGCAGATAGCGCAGGGCGCCATTTGACCCCGAGCCTGAATGAGTTCGAGATCAAGCCTTGGCTCAGAATCTGTGCAGAAACACCACAACATCGAGAACAAAGTCAATACAGGAAAATGCATAGCTTCAGCTTCAATTTATTAGACCTTACTTCGGAACATCGTCTGACCCCGGCACAGTCTGTCCACAGATACAATCTTCAATAAGAGTACCCAAAAAAACAAGGAACAAATCAGGAATTCACTTCACTACAACACAAACGTTATCGATATCATCACTTCAATTTCCGGGCACGATCTTGTAACCCTTCACCTTGTCGATCCAGGACAGGAAGGAGTTCTTGGAGTTCCTGAACCCGAGGAAGCCGTGCTCCTTACTCTTGTTCATGCTGTCCAGCAACGCCGGCCCGTCGAACATCAAGTCTACGAACCACCACAGCCCGACCTCCTCCAGCTTGGTCTCCTGCAGTTGGTTCTCCCTCACGATCTCCTCCCACACCTTCTCCTTCCCCTTCATCGCCTCCGTCAGCCGAAGCCGCGGCCCGCCCTCGTCGAACCCGTACTCCTCGATCCCGAACTGCTCCGCCAGCACCTTCCAGAAGTGCTTCCACTTGAACACGTCGCCGTTGCTGCAGTTGAAGGCCTCGTTCCGGGCGTAGGGGTCGACCGCCGCCCAGATATGCTGCTCGGCGATGAGGTCGGCGTCGCCCGCGGTGGAGTAGCAGTCCCAGGCCTCCTTGGTCCCCGGGAACATGAGCGGGACGCCCTCGTGCTTGCAGATGGTGGCGTAGGCGCAGAGGGAGCCGACGAGGTTCATGAGGCTGTAGGGGGAGAAGCCGAAGATGACGGGAGGGCGGTGGACGGACCAGGAGACGTCGTCCTTCTTCGCTGTCTCCTCGAAGAGAATGTCCTCCAGAGTGTAATAGAAGTTTGGGGCGTCGAGCCGGGGGAGATCCTCCGTGAACGGCGGGTCGTGCGGGGTGACCTTGCCGTAGGCCTCGAAGGGGCCGAGGTAGTGCTTGGTCCCCGTCTGGAGGCAGACGTGGCGGAGGTTGGGGGCGTTGGGGACGAGCGCCTGGAGGGCGTTCCGGAACATGGCGCCGTTGACGCGGCAGTTCTCCACCTCCGACGAGAGGTTAGCCCAGGTGACGTAGAACACGTGGGTGACGTCGGTGAGGGGGGAGAGCTTGGCCTGGGCGTCCGCCTCGTCGGCGAGGTCGCACTGGATGTACTCGATGGGGTGGTCAGCGTTCCACGCCGGGCGGGGGCGGCGGGCCACGCCGTAGACCTTCCAGGGCCCGCCGGGGGTGTCGGCGAGCGGCAGGATCTCGGCCAGGCTGTTGCCCACGATCCCGGTGACCCCCAGGATCAGCCCCACGCTCTGGAAGCCCTTGGGCGCCTCCTCCTCATCGATCCTCTTCTGCAGAAAACCCAACAACAAGATCACAAGACGAGGTCAAAACTCGATCGAATTCGCAAATTCAGGCCCCGTGAACATCGTTCCGGAAGGAGAAAGATCTCACCTTTGCGGCGCCAATAGCTCCGGCCCACCACCAGCTCATCTTGGCTCCCTTCTTCGGGCAGATTGATTcgctagagagagagggagaggggTGGAATGACCGGTTATTCTGGGGAAGAAGATTGAGAGACGTAAGGGGGGCAAAGGGCCAGTAGATAAAGAACGGAAGCTACCAGTCGGTCTCGACCCGATCCAAAATGGTGTCGACACGATGCGTGTCGGACTCGAGCGGGCTTATTATATTCATCCGTTTTCTTTTGCGTGCGTGAATTTTGGGGTCCCTTCCTTCGACACGAGTTTTCAACGCGACCGTTTGCACCCGCGGCGAAATCGAAACCGAGGGGTGGGTCGGTCCGGACCTATCCTGAAATTCATTGTTTCTTTTGGCTGGGTCTGATTCCGTGATCAAGCATATCTCGAGCCAGCCAACATGAGGATGTCGTCGCTATCTTGCTTTGTCAGCTGAAGGCCTAAATAAAGTTTTAAGGCAAATCGCAAGTTTCGTTGGCGGACTTGTCAAATCTCTCTAGCGATATCCTCTCCACCTCGAGTCCACACTCCCCTTCTCCTCCTCCCCCTCTCTATCTGTATCGGGACGTGTTTAGCATGTCGTGGGGGTCAAGTTTGCCCCTTTCTGCACCCTTTCGGCATTGATTGGCCGATCCATGATTGCCGATCAAATGGGTCCTTATCCTTCTCGACCTTTCTGGCTGGAGGAATCGTTCTAAACGTGGATGAATAAGCAGCACCTGCTCCTCCCGATGGTTTTTGTTGGTGAGAAATCGTGTGTGTCGATGACGGGAGCGGGGGGACCTCGCTGCTTTGATTAGATTTTGAATATTCAGGGACGGTTTGGCTGGATTTGCCCCTTTTGTATGACTAACTGAAGTTGACATGGAATAGGTTGTGTGGTTCCTCTGTTCGCGTTTCGACTTTGCTGTCGGCCCAATGTTTTTGCGCGAGTTCTAGGCCCATGAGCCCACGGCGTGCGAGATGGTAACCGcaaaccccaccaccaccaccgcGTCGGCGGTGGCGCTCTGATCCCAGCTCGCGTCGTAGCTTTTCTTAGACAGCGTTGGAACGAGCAGCGATGGTGCTCACGAACTTCAATGGAGTTGGGGTCGGATTCGGTACGTGGAACTGTAGATTTTCCCGCATCTTTGTTTTCCGCCCTCTGCTTCCGTGAAAGCTTCTCTTTTTATTAGATGGGCAGAAGCGATCGTCTATCTGATAGACGAATGGCTTTCGTGTTGCTTAGGTGTATGATTTTTTGTGGGTTTCTTTTTTCCTCTCAGGGTTCGGAGTCGGGTGCGGGTTCGGCGTCGGATGGGGTTTTGGAGGTCTGCTTCTGAAGTTGATTTTTGATGCAATTCAGTTCTTTGATTGTGCTATTGATCATGTGGGTTACACCCAGGAAATGTGGGTTTTTCTCTGTAGACAATTTGAATGCCTTAGCTTGTAAAAAATTTTGGGTTACTTTTGTTTTTGATTGATTGCTTGCCGTGTAGCTATTGCATCGCTATCAGCTTTCTTTCGAAGATGATACTCTTCGATTTGTTTTTGTTCGGCATGGTGGGGTTGCAATGCTAGCAATCTCACGTATGCCAGGAGGCGAAGTCATCGAGCTGGCAACTAGTTCCAGAAGAGACTGAACACCTCCTGTGGCCTCCACAGGACATGATGATGAAGAAGCTTCCACTACTAATCTCTGGAGCATGTCTTGCTTCCATTTTGATCTTTCTGCTTTGATTTCTGTTGTTATGTGTTCACGCTTTATGATCAGCACAGCTCGAGGGAAGCAATTGTGAATGTGAAAAATGACGGAAAACATAAGCTATAAAGTTTATATCTTGCACATGGCAATTATGTCCTTTTCATCCATAATAAATGGAGAAAAATGATGTGGTGTCAGCTTACTGTATGTTGAATTGTCTACTCTAAATCTCATGTTCTGCGGTTTATTTGTCTGAAAAAATCAAGTTAAGCTCAGGTAGATCACAACCAAATTAACTGGACCTTATCATCAACTGCTGTCTCATGTGGATACAGCACTTGAACTTCTCTCTTAGAGAGCACTCTCATATGGCAATGCTTTATCTGGCTTCAAATAACCATATCAACAATTCAGTTCTCTCATTTGCTGGTGAATCAACTCTCGTGGATTGTGATTTGCCTATTAGGAAGAATAAGTAAAGAAATGCGTGGTTATAAGTTAGAGTTGAAAAACTCTAGTATAATGCAAGCAAGGGCTTTCTTTCTGCTATATCATGCCTAACACTAAAGTTTTTCATTGTTCTGTTTGGGAATTGTGGACCTTCTATTTTCGAGTTCTGTTTCATTGGAGATGCTTAGCAATATCTGCCATGCTTTGCTTTTATAGGTTTTGTGCTGAAATCCACTTAGAGCACATGACATGAATTGCTGATATATCTTAGAGACGGGGGTGTCTGAGCTTCCATTTCAGATATGATGTAGGTGTGCAAATGATAGTTGTTTAGGTGCGATGAAGACATTCCTTACATTGTTATATACATTGTTTGATGCAGGCATGCCGTTAAACTTCCTGGGCCTTGGTGCAGGTAAATTTTAGGAAAACTTACAAGTAGTATTATGCTTTTAATCAATTGTTCACAGGTTGAAAATGTTGGCTATTGTCAAGCTAATTACGTTGGCCTTTTATTCGCATGCCCGTTCAAAGGTGGAGGCTGTGGAGTCGGATTAGGCCTTGGATGGGGATTTGGCACTGCCTTTGGAAGTCAGTATCGGTCATCCACATTAACATTCCAAGGCATAGAATTCTCAGGCAAGGATCAAGTTGCCAAAAAGGAGTCCAAAGATTTAACCAAGTAGTTGTGAGAGTTCATGCTTTGGAGTACTTGCTGTTTCTGCGTATTTCACATGCTCTGCAAAATCCCATTGTATGTGCTCTTTACCCTAGTACAGGACACTATTTCGTATGAATCTGGGAAGTTTGTGCAACGGAAAGAGCTTTTGGATTCTCCATTTTAATCATACAAAAGGCCAATAACTCCTTTTTTGTGTGGTCTTCATTTCTAATCCAGGAAGCTCATTGTAAGTGAGAAAATGTATACATTGTAGGGATGCTTTTGCATGGTCTCAGTGAACTGAAAAGCATCTTTGCGAGATGTCGAATTATTGGAAACTTGTTGTACTACAACCTCCCACTTAGCATCAGTGAATGGACTTTATCCCCATCGAGAGATTGTTTTTCCCCATCCTCACCCTGATAAAGGTTAGGCAGTGCAGTAGATGGTTAATTAGTAAAAAGTGCCTAACTCAACAGATGGAAGAGCCCTTCTTTCATGATAAGAGATTCTGGCAGAAAATCAAGAAGCATTCTAGTGCTGGATGTGCTTGTCCTGGAATTCTCTGGAAGAAGTGTCGGCGAAAGGCAAGTGCACGTCATTTTTTAGTTCATCCTCTCAGTCCGATCAGGGAATAGCAAATGCATTCTTGGCTACGCTGCAATAGAAACGTTATATCTTGATGAAAGCGCTGCGAAGCACAGCCTGTTATACTTTCTCTCCTGGTTGATTGTTTGCGATTATTGCAGTCGAATTCTTAGCTGGGGAAATTCTTCTTACTGTCCAAAGTGAAGCGGTCCTCTTAACCTCTCTGCTGAGTCGTTAAGTTACGTTAGTGTCAGACTGTTCTACTACTGTGTATGTGCGCAACTTGTTGTCTGGTAAGCGCTCAAACCCAAGTATTCATAGATTGCATTCGCGAAATCACAAAGGTAATGGATATATCCACTTCGCGTGATGTATAGGAGGCACCCGATGGTTGCATAGAACTGCTATTGAAGCACAACCGCGGTTCGTGGGTTTTCATCACGTTAAGTTCACTTATATATCTGTGGAAAAGAAACCTAAACATGAGGACAAAGGTCCCCAGGACAGAGGAGCTTTGTGCTCGGAGAGACCGATTGTGGTTGTTGTGTTGGTTGTGGGGTCTCTACTGCCGTTACAATCGACTGGGAAATATCGACACGAGATCGTCGCAGTTAAGGGAGCAGATACGCGTTTATTACCCctgctaaaaatgtcgggaacgaTAGTAGCTTCTATATCCGAAGATCGGCTATAAAAGACTGCGAATCATTCCTTGTGTTTCAGTGTCTGGATTCACCGCACACAAAGAGAACTGGGCTAAAGCAGGTTCGATGTACTGTGGCAAAATCTTTGTTCATACGTTGTTCAGATTTTTAGCCGTTCTTCTGAAATATATCTTGCTTCTTCGATGACTCGTCAAGCTATGGTTCTGTCTGCAAAATTTTTCATCGGCTTTGATCACTCTCGACACTCGAGCTCGTTGCAGGTTATGATCAATAGCGGACCGCCGTGTTAAATTGCGTTTGCTTTGTTTTCCCATATTTTTGCTGCAAACCGTTCATACTTCTGCACTTCACCAACGTGCTTTCTGTTTCATTAGTTTATTTACCACTAGGAGAGTAATGGGTGATTAAAATATCATTAAGGTAGTCCCTAGATAATTGTTCTTTCATGATCGCGTATTCCTCGCCAGTATAGGCAGCCGTGTCATCCGTTCATTAGGAAGACGTCATGTCAATCTGTGGGAGTGTCGCCTGGGAAAATAGCTACCTGCTAGGGAGATGATCCACGATGATTTCCGACAGTTTGGTCATAGAAAGCGAGGCAACTACTTCTTCTCAGCGAACATTCACGTGCCAACTACCCTCCCACGAAAGTCTTACAAATTACCTTGAGCCTCGTCCTTTGAGCGCAGTACATCTTTGCTCTGAACTCCCATCTTTCTCTGCAGGACCTGGAGTTACAGGAGATGGCGGAGAAAAAAGTCTTCACCCTCAAGCAAGTCGCCCAGCACAAGTCCAGGAAGGATTGCTGGCTCGTCATCAACGGCCGGGTAATTCCTGTCGTAATTCGTCATATCTCATCCATCGAGTTCCTCCACCACGACCAATGTCTCTATGAATGGATTTTggaaaaaaaggaaaaaaagaaaAACTTTGTAGAACAGCTCTGGACATAGAGCCACGGACAGGGTTTAGGTCGAAAGAGCTTCGGAATCTTTTTACCAAGCACCAAAGTTTCGGGTTTGCTGTTCGAAATTTTCGCAGACTCATCCTGTATCAATCCCATGTGTTCATCTTTCAACAGGTGCTTAATGTGACGAGCTTTCTGGAGGAACATCCAGGAGGAGAGGAGGTGCTGTTGGAGTTGGCAGGGCAAGATGCGAGCAAGGCTTTCGCGGACATCGGCCACAGCAAAGCGGCGCAGGGCATGCTCCTGAAGTACCAGGTGGGTGTCCTGGAAGGCCACACCGTCCAGGACCAGGATGCCGACAAGTCTGCTGCCCTGAGAGACGCCAAGAAGGAGGGCATGAGCGCTTTCGTCGTGAAGGATGGCCCGACTCAAAAGTACGCCGCCCTCGCCGAGTTCGTCGTCCCTCTCCTGGTCGCCGGATCCTACTTCGCCTACAGATACGTCACCGTCGTCGCGAGCAACGCGTGATTCCAAGACCAGTTTTCAATTTGTCCCAAATTCTCAGTCCGACTCTGAACTTTGTGTTTCCTGTAATATGGCGTTGCTTTCGGGAATAAAAGAGTGGCAAAACCCCCCGGGTTTGAAAAAGAACGTCGTTCAAAGCCTAAGTAGAATATCATGTAAACATCGCCccgaattttattttgtctaaatatatatatatatatatatataaaccaactTTTGATATATAATCTCAAATCTACTCTGTGGTCCAGTCTTAACTTAACGTGGCATTTCCACATCGATAATAAATACATATTGGCTAGACAACATAGAAAATTATCTTTAAAATAAAACGGATATAAAAATTAAGGATGACTATCTACGATTTTTACACAAAGGGCTAACGGGGACAAATTTAGGATTAGAGTAAAAATTGatgattttcttttttttttaaatggggCAAATTTGGGATTGGacctaaaaattgagatttttttcTAAAACAAAAGAAAATATCAGGCAGAATTGGAATTAAACCGAAATTTTGACATTTTTTTAAGATAAAAAAATGAAACTAGACATAAAGTTTAGGATCTTTTAGGAAATTAGCCCTTTACAGATTCGGGAGAAATGGGGAAAAGGAGTTTCCCCCGTCAGAGGACTAAAATTGCCTTAAAAGCTGGCGGATTATATGCTT
This window harbors:
- the LOC139883774 gene encoding 3-oxo-Delta(4,5)-steroid 5-beta-reductase-like, with amino-acid sequence MSWWWAGAIGAAKKRIDEEEAPKGFQSVGLILGVTGIVGNSLAEILPLADTPGGPWKVYGVARRPRPAWNADHPIEYIQCDLADEADAQAKLSPLTDVTHVFYVTWANLSSEVENCRVNGAMFRNALQALVPNAPNLRHVCLQTGTKHYLGPFEAYGKVTPHDPPFTEDLPRLDAPNFYYTLEDILFEETAKKDDVSWSVHRPPVIFGFSPYSLMNLVGSLCAYATICKHEGVPLMFPGTKEAWDCYSTAGDADLIAEQHIWAAVDPYARNEAFNCSNGDVFKWKHFWKVLAEQFGIEEYGFDEGGPRLRLTEAMKGKEKVWEEIVRENQLQETKLEEVGLWWFVDLMFDGPALLDSMNKSKEHGFLGFRNSKNSFLSWIDKVKGYKIIVSVDRLCRGQTMFRSKILSQGLISNSFRLGVKWRPALSAGGSFSRRFSGGCRHLSRRSSPKQAFGMTVSAFLYANATKHWQCHDGTISSQTLKTKTLSSARHVTSSMRCCDLVAPINSTAVTISFDLIHLQVLTPLPFARISFHSCECLDSMICSTTSKLATFFLVGQSWQLAYSNNVGKYSSLRSLGSSGKAMNYPSIYS
- the LOC139883775 gene encoding uncharacterized protein, translated to MVLTNFNGVGVGFGFGVGCGFGVGWGFGGMPLNFLGLGAGGGCGVGLGLGWGFGTAFGSQYRSSTLTFQGIEFSGKDQVAKKESKDLTKKLIMEEPFFHDKRFWQKIKKHSSAGCACPGILWKKCRRKKPKHEDKGPQDRGALCSERPIVVVVLVVGSLLPLQSTGKYRHEIVAIFSRSSEIYLASSMTRQAMVLSAKFFIGFDHSRHSSSLQDLELQEMAEKKVFTLKQVAQHKSRKDCWLVINGRVLNVTSFLEEHPGGEEVLLELAGQDASKAFADIGHSKAAQGMLLKYQVGVLEGHTVQDQDADKSAALRDAKKEGMSAFVVKDGPTQKYAALAEFVVPLLVAGSYFAYRYVTVVASNA